In the Populus nigra chromosome 2, ddPopNigr1.1, whole genome shotgun sequence genome, AAATAGACAACGAAGTCAGAACCACTGAGATTTTATTCGGATCAGACTGACGTGCAAAATAACAATTCAGCAGTGCTGAAGCCTCTGACAATTTGTTTTGTCATCATACCCGAACTTGCAAATAAACACAACATGCAATCTTACCATGGACTTATTGCTGATGGACAGAAGTGAagttagaaaacaaaacaaaaataaatataaaaacagtgAGATTTTTGGATGAGACTGaacttcaaaaattcaaaacaggAACAAAAATCCAAGAGAATGATGATAGAAAAGGGAGGTGCTAAAGCATGAATCAACAAAAAGATCAATGAGCCCAGttgtgaaaataaataaattagtgcATAAAATACTTCATTTCAGATCAGACTGAGATTAGTTGTGAAAATTAGATAAATTAGTGcataaaatactttattttggATCAGACTGACGTGCAAAATATCACCAGTGCTGAAAGCCTCTGATATTCTGTTTTGGCATCACAtccaaacccataaaaaaaaggaaagtaaaagaaaaaatcacaaatcacAAACCAGGCCATCTCACAAGACATTGTGGACTCATTGGAGGTCATTAAAGTAGATTGGAATCAAAACACACGTAGAAATCCCAATGAGAatgaaaaagtagaaaaatagtCATAATCAGTGTAATTTCAGGATCAGACTGACGTGCAAATGATTATTCAGCATCGATAGCTCCTTTAATAATCTGTTGTAACTTTCATCGTTTCCCTACTTCACAACAAAGTGAACATATGataaagggtaaaaaatgacaaaCCAAGCCATCTCACAGCAGACATTGCGGACTCATTGGAGGTCATTAAAGTAGATTGGAATCAAAACACGTATAAATCCCAATGAGAatgaaaaagtagaaaaatagtCATAATCAGTGTAATTTCAGGATCAGACTGACGTGCAAATGATTATTCAGCATCGATAGCTCCTTTAATAATCTGTTGTAACTTTCATCGTTTCCCTACTTCACAACAAAGTGAACATATGataaagggtaaaaaatgacaaaCCAAGCCATCTCACAGCAGACATTGCGGACTCATTGGAGGTCATTAAAGTAGATTGGAATCAAAACACGTATAAATCCCAATGAGAatgaaaaagtagaaaaatagtCATAATCAGTGTAATTTCAGGATCAGACTGACGTGCAAATGATTATTCAGCATCGATAGCTCCTTTAATAATCTGTTGTAACTTTCATCGTTTCCCTACTTCACAACAAAGTGAACATATGataaagggtaaaaaatgacaaaCCAAGCCATCTCACAGCAGACATTGCGGACTCATTGGAGGTCATTAAAGTAGATTGGAATCAAAACACGTATAAATCCCAATGAGAatgaaaaagtagaaaaatagtCATAATCAGTGTAATTTCAGGATCAGACTGACGTGCAAATGATTATTCAGCATCAATAGCTCCTTTAATAATCTTTTGTAACTTTCATCGTTTCCCTACTTCACAACAAAGTGAACATATGataaagggtaaaaaatgacaaaCCAAGCCATCTCACAACAGACATTGCGGACTCATTGGAGGTCATTAAAGTAGATTGGAATCAAAACACACGTAGAAATCCCAATGAGAatgaaaaagtagaaaaatagtCATAATCAGTGTAATTTCAGGATCAGACTGACGTGCAAATGATTATTCAGCATCTATAGCTCCTTTAATAATCTGTTGTAACTTTCATCGTTTCCCAACTTCACAACGTAGAGAAcatatgataaaagaaaaaagaaagaaagaaaaaactagatatgtttaaaagtaaaaattgcACAATTATTGTTGCTAAATTGAATGGAAAAACCAAAGAGAAAACAGCAGGAACCCGAgataaaagaggaaaaagagGAAAGGCAGTAAGACAGTATTTTCACTTCTCTTCTTCATCAAATACTCGATGCATGAAACTTACAGCTCGTGTGTATAGTAGCAAGATAAGATATTCTTATAATCATGTGAAAACCCAAATAACAAATCAGAAGTggatattcaaaaatataatattaacagGAACGGCCATTTTCTGCTAGTAATTACCAGACTACTCTCACAGCTCGAGCAAAAAGAATCAACAAATCCACGGATGTGAACATCAAGAAAAATGACTGATATGTAAACCGGAAGATATCTATTTCCTTAGAAAATCATAAAGCTTTaacaattcttataaaaaaatatcaaccagAGGAATATTTTTAAAGGGAAACCTACATAATGTatccattcaaaaataaaaataaagagctaGAAAAGACCAAGAAATAACCTGTTCCTCGACCTTCATATGCTTGGAGAATAGCTTCGCAGCATGACATTCTTTCGTCAAAGAGCGCACACCCCTAGAGGAAGAAGATTTTCACTTGTTAATACGTTAggctttcaaaaaataaatgttcaaaaCTACAGAAACTACTTAACATCAATTAGCTAAATTCAAATCATATCTAATTAGCgagaacaggaaaaaaaaaaccaacggACCTTAGAAGTTCTAGAGATCTCAAGGCAGATGTAGAAATAATAAGAACAGCAGGACTCCCTGGATCGATAATGCCTTCCACCAACTTCCCTTCACAAAGAACTTGTTTCCAAGATGGGCCAAAAGCCACCTTCATGTGGCTCCCTAAGGCCATAACATCTTGACCCGATTCTTGAGATAACTCAACAAAGCAGGTCTCTGCATCATCAATGTATCAGGatccaaacaaacaaaaacaataaaaaacgaaaagaaaagaaaagaaatacccTTAATTGATTCGAGCTCAATAGATGAAAGCTGAACCCCATTGGCAGATTGAAACTCGTTTATGAAAAAACTAAGCTGCTGGGAAGCTGAAGCTGGGGTAGAAGCCTCGCTCTTGTTCTGGTTTTCTTCGTTTTTGGATTGGTCGGTCTTCTTGTTGATACCCGTTTTCttctttaagttaatttttttactagggTTTCTGAGAGATAACCCCTTCTTCTCCTTTGTCTTTGAGTGTCTTTCTGGTTTCCCGCTTCCCATTTCTTTATTTTGCTTCTTTGCCTGCGGCTTAGCATAAGTACGTATTTATAGTATTAGGTCTTCTAGTTTGGCTTTGAAACCCAAAATCAAACATGGTCCTCGTACTACAGTAACTAGGTCAACTCCGTCCTCtatgtttgttttaatttaataggtTCCTAGAAAATTGTACACAGACCATCGCATGCATCTATTTCGGCAGTTATTTGGTACACGTAGTGTAgtggtaattattttaaaaaatatattaaaatatattttttaaaaaaatatatcgtaacaatttaaaaatatataaaaaaaataatttaaagcaaagtaAATCTAAAACTTGTCAACATCGGTTTTTTATCGCAAAAATAGGCATACTCTTCATCTTACAAAAACATttagaaaacttcaaaaatatcaCCCAAAAATTctcaatattattatcaaataattttttaatcagtttttactatcaaagtttaaaaaaatcttaattaaagaattttatctattttaaataaaaaaactaatgttgc is a window encoding:
- the LOC133681687 gene encoding uncharacterized protein LOC133681687; the encoded protein is MGSGKPERHSKTKEKKGLSLRNPSKKINLKKKTGINKKTDQSKNEENQNKSEASTPASASQQLSFFINEFQSANGVQLSSIELESIKETCFVELSQESGQDVMALGSHMKVAFGPSWKQVLCEGKLVEGIIDPGSPAVLIISTSALRSLELLRGVRSLTKECHAAKLFSKHMKVEEQVAMLKNRVNFASGTPSRVKKLIDIEALGLSRLTMIVLDMHADVKGYSLFTLPQVRDEFWDLYKDFFHQRLLQGHLRICLFGPQAQTVRSSRVEKKSP